AAAGTCATATCATATCAACTAAATATATTGCAATTAATATATTAGAGGCTATTacgtataataattttttttatagtattttgcagttatttttaaatagatttgtttcactaaattataaatttttattagatatttgtgtaaaattatacataataaatatcCATTAAACTCAACATTAGCTattattataaagaaaataattattaaaaaattcaattaagtacaataaattttttacattttatataaaacataaataaaatatattaaattaattatttttaatatcaaacatTCAACGATCCAATTAATAGCACTAAGTAAACTAGTAAAAGTGTCTTTCATCGTAGctaaaaatcttaattcaaatataactaaaaagacaataaaaaaaacattcaattatttacattaaatattttaaaattaaataaagtatatACTAATGaacttgaaattttttataataatgacCATAGGataaaaaacataagaaaaaGTATCATTAACCAGCTAGACTTTTTCTTTATAGAGAATTTATTAAAGAAgcatttatgtatatatatatgtctaaGTAATTACTTTGCGGCCAAAAGTAAATGTGAAAAGACATGATATGGTATATATGATGAGAAGACtaattaacaatatattataGGCATGCACAAACACAGATACAGATAGGAAAAATGTCACAGTCATGGAATTGGAACAAAATACTATGCTCATATTTTTCTCAGTCAGTGTATTGTCTCTTTCAATTACTATGCACATGCTTTAGCCAACCATCAAATGAAACTATCCATCAATGGAATAACAACAGATTTAATTTCCCATATTATGTCACCTGTCATGTTAATTTCACTCACTTTTCACTACTTACTCTTCCATCCCCAACATTTTTACATATCCTATTATTATAGGCAAATTCTCTTTAAGTAACATTTAAAActcatttgttattttaataataatcaatGCTATTTATTGAAAGTATGCGTTAATAATTATCTTTAATGGTATTACTAGAATGATGATCTGATTGATATTAATTTGACGAGTTAACGAGTTTTaaagtgattttttatttttctttatttatatcaaattaaCATTAATCGAGTGAACGTCTAAactgtaaatataaaaaatatcataacttATACTTTCTGAATCTTACAATGAGCCATTcgtttgtaaataaaaaaattctaaaatggatgattttttcaatttttaatgtaatattatatGTATCACTCTCATTATACTATGTTTTACTTTGTATTaatgataatattaaatacatcaataattgataaaaataatataataaaaactctatttaatttaaatatgttttttaatttttatgaaatgatcaaataaattacttattataaaacagaagaaataattttgaaaaatatcatCTATTGTtgtaaaaatttgattaatattttttaaaccatGTATAAAAAAGTCCATCTTAGCTTTCTCCTATAATAATATATTCTCTAAAAACCTTCAAATTCATTGGTGTTTGTGTCAAGATAGAAAAAGATAGagaatggaaagaaaaaaagtattaCCATGAAGAGATCAAGCTCACTTTGGCTGAACAAATCCAAGTTTTGTTTCTTCATTGCTtgcttttgatttttctttagcTCTATCTCCAAGTTAGAAATGTCAGCAACCtgaaaaagataaagaacaaaCAATTGATTAGTTAATTACACTATGAATCTTCAAATGTTTCACAtgcttaaattaaataaattatcgaataaaatttatagaaaaaaataataataaatgaattaatgaATCTCTTGTTTTTTTAACCATGATATCTTGTGTTTATATATAGTGCaccaaaaagttaattttatcaTAAGAGGCTATTAATGCTTTAATTAATAAACAAGCTCTTGGTTATCAAATTCTAAGTTATTACAACTAAAAAGGTTGAATTTGAGGAGTAAATCTAGGTTTTTAAGTTTTGATTGttctttgatcaaatttaatcctttaacttttatatacaactaaaatacatcaaaaaaaGCATGACcagattgttttttttttttttttttttatctcttcatATATCAATAAATGTGATTTCTTACCACTATATTTAgtatagaaaattaaatttgtaggacaatttttttttccttctttttttttcttccgttatttaatatattcaacaAGTTTACAAAACAATGAATGTTCTTTtctataagagaaaaaaaaaaagtgagataATCAAACTAAagacataatttttatatatctttatcacattcacatatattaaataatttaaaccacactttaattaagaataagttaaataaattatagtaaaaattaaTGTTCACTATGATCATAtgagagaaagaaagagaaagagaaagagagagagagagagatttatAGACCTTCAAACAATCCAAGTGAGCTTCAACAAGAAATTGATAAAGAGGATGAGAAGAGATTCTTCTTTTAAGAATCTCATTATTTTCCTCTTCAGGATGAACACCACCTTCTTGTTCTTGTTCAAATTCTTGTTGTTGATGTTCTTTGTACTTGTTATCACCATCATCAAAACTATTCCTCTTAGATTCCATATCTATATTTGAGTAGATATGAAAATAAACCTTTGATATACCACATATATAACACTGCTCATATATACTATTTATCTaagatatgaaaaataaataaatataaataaaacatataaattgtACTATATGATAAGACTAAGATCAGTGAGATTGAGATTCTCCTACTTTTGGAAGTAATCAAACAAATTGAATGACCCTTGCATGCATACgtggtaataataataagaatcagtcagaaagaaagaaaaaaaaattcagaaacatgaatgaaaaaaattgaaatgtgtgTGTGTGGGGGGTGTAAGGGGGGGTGTAGCCTTTTTGTTTCCTCTATTTCACTGTCTTTTTCCACTGATGAAAGCAACACTTCAAAGTTTTCTCGAGCAATGGGGTGACCCTTTTGTTAGTACACTGCTTCTTTGCATTACATACCAAGTTCTGtgtccttttatttttatttctatttttttttcaattttttttttaaatataaaaaactgaTTTGGTCTTTTGAATGTATGAAACTTTGTCATTATAATCTACatatgtattaaaattaaaaatacattgttatatatatatattataaattttgtgaattaaattgacggagaaaaaaatatgagaattatTTGGTGTACATCTTTATAAATGATCAATCGTGGaccattatttaaaaattattgaaaattttaacaatgattgataatactatttaaaaataatagttttttatttaattgatgttaatttaatacaaaatatatatttatttttttggaatgTTAATCGAACAGGTATGACTTAAGTCATTATTAcagtcataaaaataaaaacgattattaatatctacatttaagAGACAATGTCTATTATCcttaaagttttaaatatttttaaaaattaggtcATGGTAGATTATGGTCCatgttagaatttaaaatatatatatttaataattttatgaattaaattaattaacaaaaaatatatttctgattaaattaattaattaaaaaatatatatataaagataaaaatgagtAACAAAAACATGTTTATGTgtgattttagaattttaagtGGTATGACTAAATGGCCAACTCATACATTTCATTCTCTTCCCTTAGCCCCAACCGAGAACAGACAAAAACGAAACTGTTCACATTTGGTTCCTTCTTCCTATTCCAATTTCTGCTACTGTTCTTGTGGTCCTATGACTATAGGACAAGTGTTTACTATAAACATAGAAAAGGACAGTTTTCAGGGTTAAAGTATTATATATTCCATGCGCATCACTAGAATGtttgtgtttaatttaattactttaccacaatttgatttatatgtGACGTTTCAAGATAACAGTATATTATCTTGATCTGACTCATATGTATGGAAGAGAATTTGACTTTGAGTCAAATGTGTCAATCacgatttaaattttatgtcaTTATAGTGTTGTTAccataatattataaattaattgtattttacaacttcaattatgattctaatattttagattttaaaatattatatttatttgaatttttatacagtataaaaatttataatttaattatttcataattgcaatttaaaatcatagtGACCACGTTTGTAATTGTAGataacaatttaaaatcataaaattaacttagaaaaaaataagaataaagtAAAGTAGAGttagtaataatatatgaaaatgaACATCATATTATTTAAAGGTTGTGCATGAATATTCCTTTAATATGAGAGAGATTATATACTAAAGAATATAATATGTACCTCCCATGCTTAATGGATAATAGCATTTGATTATGCCACCAAATCAGttaacaaacaaaatcaaacttCATTAAGGTTTGATCTTGTTGGTCTGACTTTTGATAAAAGTAGGATCATTATGTCACCAAGCCatttacaaatattattatgtCTATAATCTTAGAAATTAAGAAGTTTCTACTTTTCATGTCTTGGAGCAAACTTTACAAGGAATCAACATTATACCTCACACTATTTACTATCTTCATTATcttaaataagatttaatttgtttattgtaTAANNNNNNNNNNNNNNNNNNNNNNNNNNNNNNNNNNNNNNNNNNNNNNNNNNNNNNNNNNNNNNNNNNNNNNNNNNNNNNNNNNNNNNNNNNNNNNNNNNNNNNNNNNNNNNNNNNNNNNNNNNNNNNNNNNNNNNNNNNNNNNNNNNNNNNNNNNNNNNNNNNNNNNNNNNNNNNNNNNNNNNNNNNNNNNNNNNNNNNNNNNNNNNNNNNNNNNNNNNNNNNNNNNNNNNNNNNNNNNNNNNNNNNNNNNNNNNNNNNNNNNNNNNNNNNNNNNNNNNNNNNNNNNNNNNNNNNNNNNNNNNNNNNNNNNNNNNNNNNNNNNNNNNNNNNNNNNNNNNNNNNNNNNNNNNNNNNNNNNNNNNNNNNNNNtatatatatatatatatataatccgATCAACATGACAATATCAATTAGGTAGTTATGGATATTAATGTTGGGGTTGCATGAAAATCTTGTTCAATATATTTTAGGTGGTGTTTGGCTTTTAATTGACAATATCTATATATGTGTTATATGCTATTTGGAGACTTAGAAATGTTTGCAATTGCTTTGATCATGTGTCTGACCTTCTTAGATTAATTAGTCCATTATCTTGGGAACAAATCTCATACTGGCCATTATAGTAACTTAAACACAATAAATACATAGAATATAGTACTTAACCAATTGTTTAGCTCCTCGATAGGAGGAAAAGTGTACGTGTATGTTGGATCATGAAAAATTCGAAGATCATTGTGTATATATGATTAAAAGCAACCACATAACTGATTAGACATTACTTTTTGTCTAAAATAATAAGACAATGGAATTTATAAACCATCTCACTTATTcagtatttaatatatatttaatatatatttattcattgaaTGTGTAACTTATTTACTAATATTATAGCGTTAACCTTGTATGTggatatttaaaacaaattgttccattgaaatattgaaattaatttagaatatGTGTAAAAGAATGAGTAATGAAATGTTATTAAGAATAAGAATTAAGGAAGGATGATGATGGCAGGTGATAACTTTGAAGTGGGTGCATCGAATGATCATTGTCATGGGCCATGTACGATGTGCTTTCCACGGTTTCAGTACCAAAGATGATTATTATTGACTAGACTACTCCTTCATTTTTTACCACTAAAAGAAGCAAAAGATTTTGTATTGGGAAACTCTTTTTAATGCCAATATTACTCCACCCACCATATATGTCAAATATCCTATATGTAAAACTAAATACtactactatttttttaattttttttttccaaaaaataatctatttaattttataaaaatattcttaaattttatCCCAACGATTAATATTCTATTTGTTAAATTCACAGtgataaaattcataaaaaataaatgtttttttaattactatacATCTATCTCTATATATTATATTACCCCGttgtttaaattataaaaattaaaaaaagttgaaaataatatttaatatttaatttattgataattgttattttagtttttccataataatatattagctattatcttaaatataaagtaaaagatatatATTGCTTGAGAATCATCTAAATATTACTCTTTATTCAAAATTATGTCGTTTTGTAAATATCACTAATTATACTATTTACTATTTactatttactattttatttttagtttatatttttcatactattaaataaattgacttaaaatatattctaaaatcaaaatattaatagatatatttatttatatagttttaatatatttaaaaattattattataacacaTATATTTACcgattaaaatgattatttattctttatttttttacttaatttaaaGACAAATAGAACTGTTACATCTGGCTCTTGACATCGCTGGTGCCAAGTATCAGCTTTTTTCAATTAATGAATTTTTCTTgtttataaaaagaataattttttaacaaaagtttAAGAAGAGGGAACAAGGTGAAATTTCTGTTGAAACATTAGAGTAACTGGTCCAAACTATAGACCaccctttaaaaaaaaactctgCTTTTtgttcatgaaaaaaaaaaaaaaagttgcaccactagtataaattaattttacattaataaataataaaaatgattaattttatcataaaaattattaattttgttattttattatacgATACAACTgttagtataaaataataatataatcaatGGCTTGTAATTTTCCGTCTATGTAAAAATTTACAAGACCATATAGGGTGATTAATCTATTTGTTTAAACTTTGTATTATTGTCTCAAATATGGTTGACAAAAATATCTTGTTTGGTGTAAGAGTTTTTGGTGAAGACATAGTATGTGGATTTTAGTGTGGTGGTTAATGGTCCAATTGTACTTCTATTAGGCCAGGCCCTTCTAATATTAACCAATTTCAATGAAACTATGGGCCCAAGTTATATATTGCTTTTTGCAGCTACTTTATTGGAAAATAAATGTGAGTCCAATATGAATGTTgtggtaaaaaaataattaacgaAGAAAAAATGTTCAAAGAAAATTTATAAAGTAAGATAAATGAATGCTTTGTGGTGGTTgttgcaattttttaatttaagttgaATAGGAAATGGATAGTGTTTTTCTTCACACACTTTTGGAAACAAAGAATGCAAAAGagtatattattatcaattgaaAAATCAATGGTTGATATTTGCAATAAATCATTATACAAGTATACATTGTAGAAGTATGCATGTTAGATCTACAAGTGGATAAGTATCCTAATTTGAACCATTATGGAAATAAATTTTGTGATGAAATTATATCTTTGTTGCTCTATTAGTCTTAAACAAGACTGTCTCTCATAAAATAAGAGGATATAAGTAGATTTAAtagtaataaagaaaaaaaaactatgcaattatttataatatttattattaaattcaattaatgattataaatcattatttgaatttatatttggCCTCTAACAGCCTATATAGTTGAACTAGAAACTTAATTAATAAACCAACCATTTTAGCATTTTTTTAATGGCTAATATTAGTAAATGTTAGAAATATATTGAGGGTGGGGATCAAAACCTTGACCTCTTTTATCATTCTACTCCTTAATACTTCGACCATAACCTTAAGTTAATCTCTTATCTTTTAATTGACCATTTATAATGAGTCTAGCTAGATCCgttaacaattatgtcatttgtcaaatttaatatacttataaatttaataactcTTTTTAGAGGGTGGATTAAATCAATCCATTCGTTTAAAGTTCTCACTAAGTAGGTTAAGTctatataaaaattcaaagaattttaaaattatatgataTTCCATTAcactgttttatttttaatgttatttgaaACATATGTAACGTCTATTATGAAAACATATGTCtaaattgtttgaatttttatatacatgatCATCAACATATATAACATAAGATAACTCAATGACTAAATTGATTTGATTCATCTTCTACAATAAATTATTGACCGTACATGTATACTAAGTTTAATACATGATATCTTACATTTCTCGACTCTTTTAACATTTAtggataatccaatgacatatttAGATTCGCAATAGTCACATGGTATTTAGTTTACCacatttaaattatatgattaatgtagattttaattttttttaattaaaaaaattacattaaaatctAGATTGTTCGATTTTAATTGAATGATCTAAATATAGGCAATTGCATGCAGCCACGGAATTGCGATAGCACACAACTCAAATTTCTTGATAActaaaaagaagagaaaataaataaattaaaatagttgcaatgtgattttttcaattttgtggAAAAAAGTATAGTACTACTACTACTAGTATATACATTTCAATGTGCTGGAAATTGGAACCAAGCATATGAACTTGTATCATTTATGCCATAGATCAAAAGctactttcttcttcttcttattttctttcttccttCTTAGGCCCCTACTTCACTTCTTCATAAATGCATGTGGATTGGTACgacttataattaattaaagggGCTCCAATGTTGGTGGAAACTTAGAGGACACCTTCATGCATGGCTCCAATATCTTTCccttattataaaattaatgctcaataaaattaaattaaactaaatatatgcATTCATATGCATGTGACCAAACTGAATGTAATGATTTCCACCTTGTTCTAGGAgaagaaactttttttttttgtcatattgAATATGCTTGCTTATATACCTCATTGATGTATATGTATATTGCATGCATGAATTATGAAATTCACCATATAAATATGGATTATTCAATCAGTATAACATTAATTGAAGTGACAACAAACTACAAGTATAGTAGATTGGTTTGATTGGTGCATGCATAATTATTTTGTGTAGACTAGTATAGAtgctatatatttatttatttattttttaaaaaaagatgctATATATTTTAAACAGTTTAACTcggaaatattaaattaaatgatactAAGAGTTAAAATAAACATCATCGTTTTACAAGCCATTTTAGAGTTAAAAAAGATTCCTATTAATTAACAAACATTGAAAGAACAAATCAAAGAAGAACATACACcccaacaaaaaacaaaaaaggatCTGTCTAATAAAAACTTCCataatatagttaaaaaaatgaatttataatactaaaaaataaaaatatatatataaaagttattaaaaataatgatatctACCATTGAACCATATCCATATATTGAACGGTCACACAaagtaaaacaaagaaaaaactatCCAAGAATATAGACTTGATGAATCAACCAAATATCTATGCTCTTATTAGTGATTTAATTTTTCTgaacttaaatatataaataaaataatacatgtatttaatttaaaatttacatcAAATAATGTATCGATGtacatatttgatttatatatataaaaaaatattaattatgaaatgaCAAAAATTGCATTTATATAACCCAAAAGAATAAGTATTTAGCTTAAgctagttaaatttttttttttttaatcttaatgcTTGAAAATGTCTTCTATAATTAAAGTTCCATTCAATTATATTAGAAAAAGATTTGATTGATTCCAAGAAAGAAATTGAACTCCAAATCGAAATGTTGACTAAAATAATAGTGATGCAAAGTAGTAAGTAGTAAGTACATATTTTGGGTGCTCCAAATATATATGCATGTGTGTGGCATGAGTACTGCCACAGTGTCAGGATGGTCGATGCTTTGATAATTGATTTGGCAAAAGATCTCTgtctcttctcttctcttccatttcatttcaattccatttcttttttgtatttttgttgtcCTTCACCATTCACATGCATCTAAATTAAGACAGATAAATCATCAGGTTCTTCTTGTTTACATTATTTTTCAAGTGAAAATTGGTTTAAAGTAAAGTTTACTTGTTAATTAATGAACTTGAGCATCcataattaaagtaaaaaatgaaggttcaacaaaaaaaagtaaaaaataaaatgaatgtaAAGTTTAGTTGTTAATTAATGAACTTGAGCATCCTTTCCTGAAACAAAATTTTAAGCTTATAActcaatcttttttttcttttaaaatttctcctaaaagaaaatataattttttcaataaatattttcatataaactaaattattaattactttttggAACGCAAATAGttcttatttgttaaaagtGAATGGCTTAGGTAACAAATTATACATGAACATCGACccaattttttatcttttttcgaTGACTATAAAAATGAAAGTCATTAAATATTGGATCTTCCCCTTTCTTCTCCTTCTATATATTATAAACTATGTCttaatgtcattaattttaaaatataaaatagaaaataataatattagtctTTTCCAATACACCCGATGATAATGtcaatttcttttattataaaGTATGTCTTAATgtcaatttcttttatttatgtcaatagttttttttgaaCTTAGAGGAATTTCAATGTGCCTTCAATTATTCCCACATGCTCTGTTCCATTGAAGTTGACTTATTTTCCAAATCTTGTATTAATTGCAACATTTTAgccacacttttttttttcgaaGTTGCATCATATCATGTTGTTTAAATTTGGTGGCCATGTAATGAAAAAAAACATGTCAAGAATCAAATTTTGTCCAGTAATTCGTTAAGTACACATCAAACCCTCATTATATATCGTAGAATAATGAATTACTTTAGcgaaatatttcaattattgtttgtaaaaagaaaaagtttgttTGTAACAaccatagtttttttttttttgtgatcaATGGAAACATTTTGTTTACTATAACCAAATCAACCCCCTATATGAAACCATTTGGCatcaatttaagaaaaattaattataatagataaaaaataagttgaatgtagtaatatcataaataagTTGAAGAATTCATTTCGTTCTTCTCtagataactttttttataatgatttttctTCCTCCAAACTAAAATGTATGATGCTAGAAATTGTTAAAACTATTAATCTCTTATGATCAAACCTATGcgaaaaatcaatatataaagttattttgtgtaacttaataataaaatgtaacaCCAATAAAATGTAAGCTACTCATTCATCCTCTTTTGGGAGTattgaaatttttggttcaTCATATTCCCCACTAATATGATTAGATGAGGATTGAGTTATTTCATTAATCATAACTTGAGAAAGATCGAGGTTGAGATAGTGGAGGGTGAGATTTGATGATTTCATGATTgaacaattattaaattaataattaattatttattaaaaaaatatagcaaCATATGGTCGCATCTCCAAGATGCAATTTTttatatggaaaaaaaaattcagatagTCACATCCACACCTTGCgaaggtaaaaaaaaagtaggacaatttctcaacatttcaaattttcatgaatattacaactcaattttgaaacaaaatggacGAACTATCATTTTTGAAGGACCATGGTTAATAAACATGAAAATTGTTTTCCCTAGCAACCGAACGAATGTACAACACATAACAAGCATGAGATTTGAAAACTACGATAAAGAAGCGATTTCATGGAGatttttaaagtatataaatttcaatgtgAAATATAATgaagagttttgattgaaaagagaatataaaagaaaaacatacgGTTTAAATTCTCTCGTTttagattgttttattatatttatctctttatttttttataaaaaaattattattaaaaaatagagtATAAAGGAAATTTCAATCTTTTGCATCAAGTAAATGTCCAAACCCAACATTGTAAAAAGAGGAATTTGATTTGTTATATATTAGAttaataattcttttaattttattagtgtattaattaattatacttaAGATTACGTATTTAGTCACAAGAGTTGAATTTATGTATGGATTATTTAATAAAGTCATTTAGaattt
This region of Cicer arietinum cultivar CDC Frontier isolate Library 1 chromosome 8, Cicar.CDCFrontier_v2.0, whole genome shotgun sequence genomic DNA includes:
- the LOC101500499 gene encoding homeotic protein knotted-1-like, with translation MESKRNSFDDGDNKYKEHQQQEFEQEQEGGVHPEEENNEILKRRISSHPLYQFLVEAHLDCLKVADISNLEIELKKNQKQAMKKQNLDLFSQSELDLFMEAYCLALSKLKEAMEEPQQNSMAFINNMHSQLRELSKATTPSSSEQAASSSECTFRRNPTI